The Chthoniobacterales bacterium genome segment GGCTTTTTACCGCAGTCCTCCTTGCGCTTGGGCACCCAGACGCGGCCGTCGTTGCGCAGCGATTCGCTCATCAGCGTGAGCTTCGACTGGTAATCGCCGCTCACCGGGATGCACGTGGGGTGGATCTGGGTGAAGCAAGGATTGGCGAAAAGCGCTCCCCGGCGGTAAGCGCGGTAAGTGGCGGTTACGTTGCATCCCATCGCGTTGGTCGAGAGATAGAAAGCGTTGCCATAGCCGCCGGTGGCGAGGATCACCGCATCCGCGGAGTGAGCTTCGATTTCGCCGGTCACCATGTCGCGGACAATCACACCTTTGGCATGCCCATCCACCAAAACGAGATCAAGCATCTCGTGCCGCGGATACATTTTCACCGATCCTGCCGAAATCTGGTGGCTCAGCTCCGAATAGACCCCGAGCAGCAACTGCTGTCCTGTTTGACCACGGGCGTAAAAAGTCCGCGAGACCTGCGCCCCGCCGAACGAGCGGTTGGCCAGCATCCCGCCGTATTCGCGCGCGAAAGGCACGCCCTGCGCAACACATTGGTCGATGATGCGGCTGCTGACTTCGGCCAAACGGTAGACGTTCGCCTCACGTGACCGGAAATCGCCCCCTTTGATCGTGTCCATGAACAGGCGACCAACACTGTCGCCGTCGTTCTGGTAATTCTTCGCCGCGTTGATACCGCCCTGCGCCGCGATGCTGTGCGCGCGACGGGGGCTGTCTTGATAGCAGAAGCATTTCACGTTGTAGCCCTGCTCGCCGAAGACCGCAGCAGCACTGCCGCCGGCCAGACCCGATCCAACAACGATCAACTCGTAGCGCCGCTTGTTCGCCGGGCTCACCAACTTGCTCGATGCCTTGAAGTTCGTCCATTTGTCGGCCAGCGGACCGGATGGAATTTTGGGATCGAGGGTGATTGTGCTCATGAATCGAGGGCCTTCGCGGTGAGTTCCGGCGCGACACGGGATTCGTCCGGCAGCACTTTCAGGTAGCCGGTCACCGAGGCGACGGGGATCGACGCAAAACCCGCCATCAGCAGCCATGCCGCGGCCAGCGCCGAGCATTTGATCAAACCGGCCGATTTGCGCCCGTTGAGCCCGAACGTCTGGAAAAGACTGGATATCCCGTGGCTCAGGTGCATGCCCAAAAGAACGATACTCAGAAAGTAAAATCCGGACACCCAGGGGTTGTGGAAGCTCTTGATGATCATGGCCGCGACATCATGGCGGCCTTCCGCGTCATAAAGGTGCGAATACGGGCTCATCCCCGCGGCGAACTGCAGCACATGGAAAATCAGGAAGCTCAGGACCACCAATCCGCTCAGAGCCATGGTCCGCACAAAGATCGTGCTCTGCACATGGGCCTTGACCGCGTAGCGCTGGGGACGGGCGCGCCTGTTCTCGATCACGAGCGAAAGAGTGGTGAAAATGTGGACAAGAAAAACCAGGAGCAAGCCCCCGCGCGCGGACCACAAGAAAGCCTGGCTGGCATGCAGAGCCTGCGCGTAAATGTTGATCCCCTCGCCGTGCGGCCCGATGTAAATGCTCAGATTTCCGGCCAGATGCGCCACAACAAA includes the following:
- a CDS encoding succinate dehydrogenase cytochrome b subunit; its protein translation is MSVAPVASGVRQPNPLLIFAKSSIGKKWIVGMSGALLVLFVVAHLAGNLSIYIGPHGEGINIYAQALHASQAFLWSARGGLLLVFLVHIFTTLSLVIENRRARPQRYAVKAHVQSTIFVRTMALSGLVVLSFLIFHVLQFAAGMSPYSHLYDAEGRHDVAAMIIKSFHNPWVSGFYFLSIVLLGMHLSHGISSLFQTFGLNGRKSAGLIKCSALAAAWLLMAGFASIPVASVTGYLKVLPDESRVAPELTAKALDS